The nucleotide window gtggctgcatctcggtGCCGGGCGAGCCGTCCCCATGCGGCGTTGtgtgcggctgttccccagctgccccgccccagaggtggctgcatctcggcGCCTGGCAAGCCGTCCCCATGCGGCGTTGtgtgcggctgttccccagctgccccgccccagaggtggctgcatctcggcGCCTGGCAAGCCGTCCCCATGCAGCATTGtgtgcggctgttccccagctgccccgccccagaggtggctgcgtctCGGTCCCGGGCGAGCCGTCCCCATACGGCGTTGtgtgcagctgttccccagctgccccgccctGGAGGCGGCTGCATCTCGGCGACCTCTGTGTGAGTCAATCCTTCCTCTTTGCATCCTCAGGAGCTGGGCATTGATGACTACGAGGCCATGGAGAGAGTGGAAGACTATGAGAATTTAGCAGCAGGAGGAGCCGGACATTACGGGAACGTTGGCACTTGGCAGCCGCATTTGCTGTCTGAGCAGATCTACTCCAATGTCTAACCCTAGAGTGGGAGCAGACGGGCCGCAAATGCTTCTAAATATCTCTTCTATTTAAACAAGTGCTTGTATAGCTAGGAGTAATAATAGCTAGATCCGTGGGGGTGAGTGGTGGGACGGCTGGTGACGACCTGGTGGGGGCAGTGGGATACGCCTAGAGCCAACCCATGTCGGGGACTGAGGTAGTAAGTTGAATCACTGGGAGCAACATGATGCTAGAGGTGTGATATAGAGAGGGGAAAACTGGTGTGAGCGGTGGGATTTAGCTAGAGTGAACTGGTGCTAGACGCGGGATTGCTGGAAAACTAACCAAATCACCCATCCCTGCCCGTAGCCATCTGCCTCCGCCAGGGATGGTTTTGTCACCACGTGTACCTGTAAAAGACCCCCACGCGCCCACCAGTCCCGGGCCACATGCCAGCTTCCCCGGGCATACGCTGATGtccacatgcccctccccccgtcccccagagATGCCCAATCAGATTTGGTACCCCTTGATGACATAAGACATCCAATGGGATGACGCCCCTCGTATCAGCTGGTCCCTGTGCCAGGTCCCATTAACCCCCTAGGGGCTGGAGCGGAGTGAAATGCATGTAGGATCGTGCAAGGTTAAGAAGAGAGGATTTTTCTACCTTCTCCGATTTCctaagggttaaaaaaaatccccctaaAATCCTGGAAGGGGAGAATCTCAGGGTCTTGAAAGGTTCAAAGACCCCATAGGGGCAGGGTGAAAGGGGGTGACTTGAAACCCTGTTGATTGTGAAGGAACTGATCACATCTGCCCCTGGGTGCAATTTTACTGCTGGGTTTAATATTATTaacccctgggactccctgccactggaTATTAGTTAAGCCCTGCAAATCATGGTTATAGAGCTTTGAAAGGCTATATTTCACCCCGCTGTTCTTTTCTAACTCTGAGATCCACCCCGGCTGCTTTGCCCCAAACCAGTGGTGGATTTTACTgtaagattttcaaaatataCGTCTCTATTTTTGTACTTTCAATGTGTCCACAGTGGTTTGATTACATTATAATACTGAGGTTAACCTGCGGGACTCCTTGCCGCTGGGTATTAGTGGGCTAACCagtgggactccctgccactAGGTCTTAGCGGGGTAAGCCTGCAGGACCGCCTGCCACTGGGTGTTAGCAGGGTTAACCCCTGGAACTCCCTGACACTGGCTATTAATAGAGTTAACCTGTGGGACTTCCTACCATTGGGTACTAATAGGGCTAACCTGCattcctccctgcccctgggaagTAGTGGGGTTAACCCGTGGGACTCCCTGCATCTTGCTATTAGTAGGGTTAGCCTGCAGGACTGCCTGCCATGGGGGATTAGTGGGTTTATCgcatgtggggtggggtgggtcgtATCGGTGTTAACCCagggaactcactgctgcagggtgaTTATTATAGTTAAATTACATGCAAATCTCAtaaggggctggggaatgggacatggggcctttcccctttgGGAGGCACCGGCTCtgatccggccccagggcgggggactggctggctcaggggctgcggAATTGGGTCTGCCAGTGGGGCAGACCCGTTGGATGGAgatgtgcggggcggggggatgcAATGGGACCTTTCCTCCTCCTACCCCCACGTAGCCCCAGCCCAGAACAAGAGGCACTGTCTGGGCCTGGGAGGGGTTAACCCTTCAAGGGAGGGGGCGGCGCAGAGAACAGGTGTCGGGGGGATCTGGCGGGGCCTGGGGGAGAGGCTAATAGAAACCCGGCCGCCCTGGCCCGTGCTGATggtcccccccccgacccccgctcTGGGCCACACCCCCTCGTTAATCCagactggggggcggggcgggaggtcATGTGTCCGCCCCCCGCCGTGGAGATGAGCCATCGGCCCCCGGGCCGGGCCAGAGGCTGAGGGACCAGCCGAGCTGCGGGGCCGATGGCTGGAGGGCAGGTCCTGCCCCGTGGGGTCCAAGCCTTTCCCGGGGGGCGGCTGTCTGGAGGGCGGCGTGGGCCTGGCCTTGGCATGGCTAGCACTGTGGGCAGCCCTCTGCTGCGGCCGGACCCCCGCTCTAGCGCTTCTCCTCAGCTTCTCTGCTACCCTGGGCCTGGGCCGCCACAgtgctgtccctgcagccccggaCACGGCCCCCTCCCTCGCTCTacccactcctccctccctccgtccatccctccatccatctgtccccctacacctccctccctccctccccctccgtcCATCCCTTCATTCATCCGTCCCCCTacacctccccccatccccctacatctccctccatccctccctccgtccATCTCTCCATCATCTGTCCCCCtacacctccctccctccatctctccctttACAcgcccctccatccatccctccctccatccccctacacctccctccatccatccttccCTCTACACACCCCtacacccctccctccattcagcCCCATATAAactcatccatccctccctcccctcactaccTCTATCCCCCCCATCCTCCACCCGTCCTGGGAGCTGCCCCGCCGGGGGCTGGGCCGGGGTCAccccaggccggggggggggcgggaaggttCCATGGCAGTTGGCAACACAGAGAGGCTGGTGTCGGGGTAAGGGCCACCCCCtcattccccccatccccccatcttcatccatccctccacccccacctccctaacATCCCGCCTtacccatccccccacccctccgtcCCCACACccatccctcccacttcccctccatccgtcctcaccccccacctccccaacccctccatccaccccacccttccccgtccctcctcACACCCTTCCCTCGGCCCTCCATCCACCCCCgatccccgccccccatccctccagccctccacccctccatccccacccccacctccccaacccctccatccgtcctcaccccccacctccccaacctccccatcccgccacccctccatccccacccccacctccccatccctcctccccatcccaccaccccacctccccaacccctccatccacccccacccttccctgtccctcctcacacccatccctctgccctccatccacccccgatccccacccccccatccctccagcccccaccctccccccagctcgggagctgcctgaggtccaggccccagggctctggctcagCCCAGCTGCTCTTGGCCAGGATTTGCCTCTGATTCATTCCCTGCCCCCAGGTGCACCCCGGATCCTGCCTTCCGCGGCCCCGAGCTCCCCCCGCGATGGCGTCGCTCCGGATCCCCAGCACCgccctggccctgctcagcctcctgctgctgctggccgccCTGGGCTCCGACCACTGGCTGGTGGCCAATGGCCACCTCGTCACGTCCTACTCGGGGCTGTGGAAAGTCTGCGTTCATTCGGGGTGTTGGACGTTTGCTTCAGTGCCAGGTGGGGGCAGCCCGGCTCTGCCAGCAaaccccactgctgctgggggccaggacgcctgggttctagccctgggaggggagcggggtcgagtggttacagcaggggaggttgggagtcaggacgcctgggttctggctctgggaggggagtggggtcgagtggttacagcaggggagTATGgtagccaggacgcctgggttctagccctgggaggggagcggggtcgagtggttacagcaggggagTATGgtagccaggacgcctgggttctagccctgggaggggagtggggtcgagtggttacagcaggggaggttgggagccaggacgcctgggttctagcactgggaggggagtggggtcgagtggttacagcaggggaggttgggagccaggacgcctgggttctggctctgggaggggagtggggtctagtgattacagcaggggaggttgggagccaggacgcctgggttctggctctgggaggggagcggggtcgagtggttagagcaggggaggttgggagccaggacacctgggttctattttagTCTGCTGCAGGGTTATTCTCCATTTAGCCTCTGGTCTCTCTTGGCTCCTCAGGTTACATTGAATCTACCAGGGCTTTCCTGTTCCTGGCCATGATCGCCGGGTTTCTCTCCTTCTTTGCCCTCCTCGCTTCGTTCTTCCGCTCCCACCTCGGCTCCGTGTCTCTGACCCTGGTCTCTGCTGTGGGCAGCTTCAGCGCAGGTACCGCCCCCTCGGGGCCTCCTCCCCCCGGCTACTCCCAGCCCCCCATACTGtgcacccccccccagccagccctggggagccccccctcccagaatcctgccctgggctctggcagctccccccGGTGGTGGgacggggcaggggctgggactgtGCGTGGGCCGCACTAAGGGGTGTCCGTCCTCTTCCCTTtgccccagggctctgtgccATGATCGCGCTGGCCGTGTACACAGGGGAGTTCGCTGGGGCCGTGAATGTCGCGCCGGGCCAAGTCACCTTCGGCTGGTCCTACGGCCTCGGCTGggcctccttcctcctcttcctcatcactgGTGAGTGCAACATAGGGGAGTGTCGaaaggcagctgcctctggggtggggcgcaggggctggtgatacagggaccccttgcccggcgctgagatgcagccacctctggggtggggtgctgcGTACCAGTAGATGATGCTCCCATTGCTGCTCTGAGCccatttctcttctctccccccaggTGTGGTGACGCTTCGTATCCTGAGAGTCTCCTAGAGCCGAGTGTGGGGCCTGCACTGCCCCATAGGGGCCGGACCGAGCCTGCGGGATCCTGGGACTGATTGCCCCAACACCCCCGAgcagggggcagtgtgtgtgtgtgtgtgtgtgtgtgttaccctGGGATCCCACAGACCCgtgatttcccccacccacccacaagcTCCCCTTTCtgttcccttcctttccccacaaCTGCTGCTAAACCCACATGTTCCATGGAGATTAAAGGGCCTGTTCTCAGAgcctcctgtctggtgatttattCCCCCTCGGAGACGGATGTGTATTGAAGacggccaggactcctgggttctatccccagctttgggaggggagtggggtccagtggattagagctgggggagggggctggagggaatcaggactcctaggttctctccctggctctgggaggggagtggggtctagtggttacagcaagggggttgggtctgggagccaggactccggggttccatCCTCCCGTTGGCTGTTTGTTAAGCATGCGTGCGGCTGGCTGGTGCTTGGAAGGGAGACCCCCCggggagcagagaaggggggagcaggggtctCACCCAGGAGGGGAAGGtcatgcgggggtggggggacgggacCCCACCTCCAGTGTGGGTTCAAGAGGcaccctggggggtgggggtagccCTGAAGCTGATACTTGGTTGGAGCGGCATTAACCCTTCGAGAGGGGACCTGATGCAgagattgggggaggggatgccctgtgcggggggggggggaggggggatgggctgGGATTGAGACGGTTAAATTAAGCAGAGTCCCCAGCGCAGCCCTGGCTGTCTGGGGAACGCAGTCCTGaccccgtccgtccgtccgtccccagACACCCTGTGATaaatgggggcggaggggggggctCCCTTTgttggacacccagccagcctgtagctataaaatccctcttagtagctgttctccaCTTGCTCTCCCTGTAAAGGCTtcaaaagtcccccaggtaaaggaaagggagcGGGCACCTGGCCAAGAGAGCCCACGGGAAGGttcaagcttttaaaaattgACCAAAGAGCCCCCTCACATTGTCTGACTGTGTCCATCTCCCGGGAGAGGGGCCAGGGCAGCGCGATCCTGCGAGAAGCCCAGGGCCGGGTCTGAGAAGCTCCTCAGGATCATACCCAGAAGCCGCTCGTGTGAACCCCCCGCGACGCCCGTCGGCCGGGGACCGTCCAGGGAGACGCGATTAGGGTTGGCCCTCTGAGTTCGGGACGGCCCGGGGCCTCCCCTGCACTCGCCCCGGGGGATTCTGTTTTGATCGCCACCTTGAAGCGGGCCCTCGAGAGAGCGCTTCTTGGCGCGGGACCCTCCTAGCTGCTCTTTTCAAATCTAGCAGGCGCCCGAGTTCTCAGGTGCATCTTCTCGAACCCGTAACATCGAGCTTTTTATAAGAACAGGAGTTGGATTTTGGCGGCTAAGAGGTTTGGGCCCATGTTGCTTAATTAGCTGATAGCCCCTGCTAATcgcctttgttttctgtctcagctcttccccggcgGGGGTGAAAGGGCTCGAGGGCGCCCCACGGGGAGGGATTCCCCAGGgcgccttcctgggtccaagggggGTTTCTTGCATTTGGGTGCTGGCAGTGTTCAGcgagccaaggtcagagagaagctgcaaCCCCGGGGGTTTGATGCCAGCCTGGGGGGTGGCCACTCTTagcttttaaaatccttgcggggcccccacttcctgcacccgaAGTGCCGGAGTGGGGAATCCGCCTCGacagcccccagccccaaacaCGGCCACGCCTCGCTCCATCCGCAGGCCCAGCCGCCCGCAGccagcctgggagctgccccggcgggggctgggctgggatcccggcgggggggggggggaaggttccaTGGCAGTTGGCAACGCAGAGAGGCTGGTGTCGGGATAAgggccaccccccatccccccattccccccatcTTCGTCcgtccccatccctccatcccccccatccCTTCGTCTTCGtccgtccccacccccaccccacccgttCCTCCCTacatcccccacccagccctcccccatcccctctgtccgtcctcatcccacctcccccacccctcctctccccattccccagccctccatcccccacccagccctccccatcccctctgtccgtcctcatcccacctcccccacccctcctctccccattccccagccctccgtccccccaccaacccctcccccatcccctctgtccgtcctcatcccacctcccccacccctcctctccccattccccagccctccatcccccacccagccctccccatcccctctgtccgtcctcatcccacctcccccacccctcctctccccattccccagccctccgtccccccaccaacccctcccccttcccctctgtc belongs to Natator depressus isolate rNatDep1 chromosome 24, rNatDep2.hap1, whole genome shotgun sequence and includes:
- the LOC141977151 gene encoding protein NKG7-like translates to MASLRIPSTALALLSLLLLLAALGSDHWLVANGHLVTSYSGLWKVCVHSGCWTFASVPGYIESTRAFLFLAMIAGFLSFFALLASFFRSHLGSVSLTLVSAVGSFSAGLCAMIALAVYTGEFAGAVNVAPGQVTFGWSYGLGWASFLLFLITGVVTLRILRVS